A section of the Aminiphilus circumscriptus DSM 16581 genome encodes:
- a CDS encoding methyl-accepting chemotaxis protein, which yields MRTIRGKILAWFVSAVLVLCGALGVVLYQQVNSSVGALSEDMSEEIAKARADQLGEWISGLAVLTKTVADRNIVRAMDWDGMKEDLIRLQKRDARYIEMYFLADATGRAPTTAGGEPVDLSERAYFKEIMSGAKDSVVSDPLVSRVSGEQIFVIANAVKDASGKTVGVLGATVLLSTASDMAGSIKMGENGYGWIIDGTGLILAHPNKDLVMKLNALKSGEAGFKKLDEVARRMVRGEVARGEMIRPDGVNFFVFGAPVPNTPGWSFAVSVPEAEVYATANHLAKLLAGLVGAIVVVFIAISYLLGNAISRPIKNVVALAERARDGDLTITREEFKVNTKDEMNTMADALAAMIARQREVVVELQEEAVLSAQRAESLAALSEETVASMEEVKGAIETVASLSESNSAALQQTNAGVEEVASSATTAAQSAAEGAEAASVTAEGSERAVARVEGVIEKIQAVGAKSEESVKSINRVAASVSSITQFVTTIKTIADQTNLLALNAAIEAARAGEAGRGFAVVAEEVRKLAEESNVAAKQVESLISSLQADTKQSLDITVESGSIMKETVAAAAEAQKELKEALAQIARVNDVMQNIAAAAQEQAAAAQEMASGIDQVTKGTLTVVDTISGIHSATEDTATASENVAKEAQDTSAGAERIQELLAQFRVGAAAGDLIPALAQGPAVSQGRGIRKK from the coding sequence ATGAGAACGATACGGGGAAAGATTCTTGCGTGGTTTGTGTCTGCGGTGCTTGTGCTTTGCGGTGCCCTTGGTGTTGTACTCTACCAGCAGGTGAACAGCAGTGTGGGTGCGCTTTCCGAGGACATGTCCGAGGAAATCGCGAAGGCCCGGGCGGACCAGCTCGGGGAGTGGATTTCCGGCCTCGCCGTTCTGACGAAGACCGTGGCGGATCGGAACATCGTCCGCGCCATGGACTGGGACGGCATGAAGGAAGATCTGATTCGGCTCCAGAAACGCGACGCCCGATACATCGAGATGTACTTTCTGGCGGACGCCACGGGCAGGGCTCCCACCACTGCTGGAGGCGAGCCCGTCGATCTGTCCGAGCGGGCCTACTTCAAGGAGATCATGAGCGGCGCCAAGGATTCGGTGGTCTCCGATCCGCTTGTTTCGAGGGTGTCGGGAGAGCAGATCTTCGTCATCGCCAACGCCGTGAAGGATGCATCGGGAAAGACCGTGGGCGTGCTGGGGGCCACGGTGCTGCTCTCCACGGCGAGCGACATGGCGGGAAGCATCAAGATGGGGGAGAACGGCTACGGCTGGATCATCGACGGCACGGGGCTGATCCTCGCCCATCCGAACAAGGATCTCGTCATGAAGCTGAACGCGCTCAAGTCCGGGGAGGCCGGATTCAAGAAGCTCGACGAGGTGGCGCGGCGCATGGTGCGCGGTGAGGTGGCCCGGGGAGAGATGATTCGCCCCGACGGCGTGAATTTCTTTGTCTTCGGCGCTCCCGTTCCCAACACGCCCGGATGGTCCTTTGCGGTCTCCGTCCCCGAGGCGGAGGTATACGCCACGGCAAACCACCTGGCAAAACTTCTCGCGGGGCTCGTGGGCGCCATCGTGGTGGTCTTCATCGCCATCTCCTACCTGCTGGGCAACGCCATCTCCCGTCCCATCAAGAACGTGGTGGCCCTGGCGGAGCGGGCACGGGACGGGGATCTTACCATCACCCGGGAAGAGTTCAAGGTCAACACCAAGGACGAGATGAACACCATGGCGGACGCGCTGGCCGCCATGATCGCCCGGCAGCGGGAAGTCGTGGTGGAACTCCAGGAAGAGGCGGTTCTCTCCGCCCAGCGCGCCGAATCCCTCGCGGCCCTGTCGGAGGAGACCGTGGCGTCCATGGAAGAGGTGAAGGGCGCCATCGAGACCGTGGCCTCCCTGTCGGAGAGCAACTCCGCGGCGCTCCAGCAGACCAACGCGGGAGTTGAGGAAGTGGCCTCGTCGGCCACCACGGCGGCCCAGTCCGCTGCAGAGGGTGCCGAAGCAGCCTCGGTGACCGCCGAGGGAAGCGAACGGGCCGTCGCCCGGGTGGAGGGCGTCATCGAAAAGATCCAGGCCGTGGGAGCCAAGTCGGAAGAATCCGTCAAGAGCATCAACCGCGTGGCCGCGTCGGTGAGTTCCATCACCCAGTTCGTCACCACCATCAAGACCATTGCGGACCAGACGAACCTTCTGGCCCTGAACGCCGCCATCGAGGCAGCCCGGGCGGGCGAGGCGGGACGCGGCTTCGCGGTGGTGGCGGAGGAAGTGCGGAAACTCGCGGAGGAGTCCAACGTGGCGGCCAAGCAGGTGGAGAGCCTCATCAGCTCCCTCCAGGCGGACACGAAACAGTCCCTGGACATCACCGTCGAATCGGGCAGCATCATGAAAGAGACCGTTGCCGCCGCCGCGGAGGCGCAGAAGGAACTGAAGGAGGCTCTCGCCCAGATCGCCCGGGTGAACGACGTGATGCAGAACATCGCCGCGGCGGCGCAGGAGCAGGCCGCCGCAGCCCAGGAGATGGCCTCGGGGATAGACCAGGTCACAAAGGGAACGCTCACCGTGGTGGATACCATTTCGGGCATCCATTCCGCGACGGAGGATACCGCCACGGCGTCGGAGAACGTGGCCAAAGAGGCTCAGGACACCTCCGCCGGTGCGGAGCGAATCCAGGAACTTCTGGCCCAATTCCGGGTCGGCGCGGCGGCGGGGGATCTCATCCCCGCCCTGGCTCAGGGTCCGGCGGTCTCCCAGGGCAGAGGAATCCGGAAGAAGTAG